A DNA window from Tenuifilaceae bacterium CYCD contains the following coding sequences:
- a CDS encoding 3-oxoacyl-ACP synthase — MQSIYINGLGNISIQNTFPEPSLESKLDFESNHIRCVEPDFTKYINPVAIRRMSKIVRRAIATAKKSLEEAQIEMPDAIVSGTGLGCIEDTEKFLVSMIRDNEQFLQPTHFIQSTHNTISSQIAILLKCNGYNSTYAHLGLSFDSALYDAYLQFQLSQIKTALVGAYDEMTPAYYELLRKAGVWNGCFAGEGSISIAMSVEKKPSAYCSIKNMIMFSQQPSNAKLEQRVLDFIKASNLSIDEVDAVILSNSGNSENDEVINSLRKGVFADTAQVTYKNISGEFYSSSAFGFWLAAICLKQQSIPDYLVLKGNVNKPLKNILVHNHSLNRGHSLILLSSC; from the coding sequence ATGCAAAGCATATATATAAACGGGCTAGGTAATATCTCAATTCAGAATACATTTCCAGAACCATCATTGGAATCTAAACTTGATTTTGAATCGAACCATATAAGGTGTGTTGAACCCGATTTTACGAAATACATTAATCCGGTGGCAATTCGCAGGATGAGCAAAATTGTACGACGGGCAATTGCTACCGCAAAAAAATCGTTGGAGGAGGCTCAAATCGAGATGCCCGATGCAATTGTTTCGGGAACTGGACTCGGGTGCATTGAGGATACCGAGAAGTTCTTGGTTTCGATGATTCGGGATAATGAACAATTTCTGCAACCCACCCATTTCATTCAGTCAACCCACAATACAATAAGTTCGCAGATTGCCATTCTGCTCAAGTGCAATGGCTACAATAGCACATATGCTCATTTAGGATTATCGTTTGATAGTGCGCTTTACGATGCATACCTTCAGTTCCAACTAAGTCAAATTAAGACCGCACTTGTTGGTGCTTACGATGAAATGACACCTGCATACTACGAACTTTTAAGGAAGGCTGGTGTTTGGAATGGTTGTTTTGCAGGCGAGGGAAGTATTTCAATTGCTATGTCGGTGGAGAAAAAGCCTTCGGCTTACTGCTCTATTAAAAATATGATAATGTTCTCGCAACAACCCAGTAATGCTAAGTTAGAGCAACGTGTTTTGGATTTTATCAAAGCCAGTAATCTGTCGATTGATGAAGTTGATGCTGTGATTCTTAGCAATAGCGGTAACTCCGAGAATGATGAGGTAATTAACTCCTTACGCAAAGGAGTGTTTGCCGATACAGCGCAAGTAACCTACAAGAATATCTCTGGCGAGTTTTACTCATCCTCTGCTTTTGGATTTTGGCTTGCAGCAATATGCCTAAAACAGCAAAGTATACCAGACTATTTGGTTTTGAAAGGGAATGTGAATAAGCCTTTAAAGAATATTCTGGTGCATAATCACTCGTTGAATAGAGGTCACTCATTAATACTACTATCGTCATGCTAA